A region from the Sorex araneus isolate mSorAra2 chromosome 6, mSorAra2.pri, whole genome shotgun sequence genome encodes:
- the F2 gene encoding prothrombin gives MAHVRRLWLSGCVALAALLSFGHCQHVFLAPQQALALLSRVRRANSGLLEEMRRGNLERECLEEVCNYEEAFEAIESVQATDAFWAKYTLCDSVKTSRDRLSECLEGNCAEGLGTNYRGNMSITRSGTECQLWRSRYPHKPEINATTHPWADLQENFCRNPDSSTTGPWCYTTNPTVRREECSVPVCGQKGVPQTEAPQKPVLRTSSSSSPSTCVPERGRFYQGRLAVTMSGSPCLPWASGQAQTLSKDKDFRPEVPLLENFCRNPDGDQEGAWCYVARGPGDFEYCDLNYCEEPLEEEEGGDMLDSDLETAIEGRTVSDDFQPFFDEKTFGHGETDCGLRPLFEKRQLEDESEQELLESYIQGRIVGGQEAEVGLAPWQVMLFRKSPQELLCGASLLSDRWVLTAAHCLLYPPWDKNFTASDLLVRIGKHSRTKYERNIEKISMVERIIIHPRYTWRETLDRDIALLKLRKPITFSDYIIPVCLPDKQTANRLLQAGYKGRVTGWGNLRETWTSNSEGLLPSALQVVNLPIVDRQTCKDSTRIRVTDNMFCAGYKPHEGMRGDSCEGDSGGPFVMKSPYNNRWYQMGIVSWGEGCDRDGKYGFYTHVFRLKKWMQKVIDRYG, from the exons ATGGCGCACGTCCGGCGGTTGTGGCTGTCGGGCTGCGTGGCCCTGGCCGCCCTGCTCAGCTTCGGCCACTGCCAGCATG TGTTCCTGGCCCCCCAGCAGGCGCTGGCGCTGCTGTCGCGGGTGCGCAGGGCCAACAGCGGCCTCCTGGAGGAGATGCGCCGGGGGAACCTGGAGCGCGAGTGTCTGGAGGAGGTGTGCAACTACGAGGAGGCCTTCGAGGCCATCGAGTCCGTCCAGGCCACG GATGCATTCTGGGCCAAGTACACGC TTTGTGACTCGGTGAAGACAAGTCGGGATAGGCTCAGCGAATGTCTGGAAG GCAACTGCGCTGAGGGACTGGGGACCAACTACCGAGGGAACATGAGCATCACCCGCTCGGGCACCGAGTGCCAGCTCTGGAGGAGCCGTTACCCGCATAAGCCTGA AATCAACGCCACCACCCACCCCTGGGCCGACCTGCAGGAGAATTTCTGCCGCAACCCAGACAGCAGCACCACCGGGCCCTGGTGCTACACCACGAACCCCACGGTGCGGAGGGAGGAGTGCAGCGTGCCCGTGTGTG GCCAGAAGGGGGTCCCGCAGACGGAGGCCCCTCAGAAACCAGTCCTCCGCACCAGTAGTTCGTCCTCCCCCTCCACGTGTGTGCCGGAGCGCGGCCGCTTCTACCAGGGCCGCCTGGCGGTGACGATGAGCGGGAGCCCCTGCCTGCCCTGGGCCAGCGGCCAGGCCCAGACCCTGAGCAAGGACAAGGACTTCCGGCCCGAGGTGCCGCTGCTGGAGAACTTCTGCCGCAACCCTGACGGGGACCAGGAGGGCGCGTGGTGCTACGTGGCCAGGGGCCCGGGTGACTTCGAGTACTGTGACCTCAACTACTGTG AGGAgcccctggaggaggaggaggggggcgaCATGCTGGACTCGGACCTGGAAACAGCCATCGAGGGGCGCACGGTGTCCGATGATTTTCAGCCGTTCTTCGATGAGAAGACGTTCGGCCATGGGGAGACAG ACTGCGGGCTGCGGCCTCTGTTTGAGAAGAGGCAGCTGGAGGACGAGTCGGAGCAGGAGCTCCTGGAGTCTTACATCCAAGGGCGCATCGTGGGGGGTCAGGAAGCCGAGGTCGGCCTGGCGCCCTG GCAGGTGATGCTGTTCCGGAAGAGTCCCCAGGAGCTGCTGTGTGGGGCCAGCCTCCTCAGTGACCGATGGGTCCTCACAGCTGCCCACTGCCTGCTATACCCCCCTTGGGACAAGAACTTCACCGCCAGTGACCTGCTGGTGCGCATTGGCAAGCACTCACGCACCAA GTACGAGCGGAACATCGAGAAGATCTCCATGGTGGAAAGGATCATCATCCACCCCCGGTACACCTGGCGGGAGACCCTGGACCGCGACATTGCGCTGCTGAAGCTCAGGAAGCCCATCACCTTCAGTGACTACATCATCCCCGTGTGCCTGCCAGACAAGCAGACGGCCAACCG ACTGCTCCAGGCTGGCTACAAAGGGCGGGTGACCGGCTGGGGCAACCTGAGGGAGACCTGGACCTCCAACTCCGAGGGGTTGCTGCCCAGCGCCCTGCAGGTGGTCAACCTGCCCATCGTGGACCGGCAGACCTGCAAGGACTCCACTCGGATCCGGGTCACCGACAACATGTTCTGTGCTG GCTATAAGCCACATGAAGGAATGAGAGGGGATTCTTGTGAAGGTGACAGTGGGGGCCCCTTTGTCATGAAG AGTCCCTATAATAATCGCTGGTACCAAATGGGCATTGTTTCGTGGGGTGAAGGCTGTGACAGGGACGGAAAATACGGCTTCTACACACATGTGTTCCGCCTGAAGAAGTGGATGCAGAAGGTTATTGATCGGTACGGTTAG
- the ZNF408 gene encoding LOW QUALITY PROTEIN: zinc finger protein 408 (The sequence of the model RefSeq protein was modified relative to this genomic sequence to represent the inferred CDS: inserted 1 base in 1 codon) — translation MAMSPLQPLPEEEAALTTVMDVESPREVDMGSPSREEADLGTDPACRSPPGIQAVCVLNSEVEVQVPVQLSGVCPLLAPSTQDSHTDLANSPQPQMPSDSPGSEASAASPTTGIQPPSSPSKKSCSPGARCPASREPVEPGALPSDCLVGPPCPMGSSSKWGRQHQCGECGRTFLQLCHLKKHAFVHTGHKPFLCTECGKSYSSEESFKAHTLGHRGVRPFPCPQCDKAYGTRRDLTEHQVVHSGARPFAYDQCDKAFARRPSLRLHRKTHQMPVTPAPLPCPCPVCGRPLANPGSLRNMRLHTGEKPFLCPQCGRAFLQQGSLRGHLRLHTGERPYRCPHCTDAFPQRPELRRHLISHTGEAHLCPVCGKALRDPHTLQAHERPHSGERPFPCPQCDRASTLATKLRCHLKSHLGDKAYXCTTCGMGYTLPQNLKWHQLSHQPRTPMSTVQGCPAAAEPAVVLLQTEPSLLESGGQQGSSQDVIEVTLTEDHGKCFVVPEAPGPPSSLVLIHKGFSSWAEVVEPIGVELGELLIVDLNRSFSCLISLVLNEICESVECPWAKGN, via the exons ATGGCAATGAGCCCCCTGCAGCCCTTGCCTGAGGAAGAGGCAGCCCTGACTACAGTGATGGATGTGGAGTCCCCCAGAGAAGTGGATATGGGCTCTCccagcagggaggaggcagaCCTGGGCACAG ATCCTGCCTGCCGGTCACCCCCTGGCATCCAAGCAGTGTGTGTGCTGAACTCGGAAGTTGAGGTCCAAGTCCCGGTCCAGCTTTCTGGGGTGTGCCCACTTCTTGCACCCTCCACTCAGGACAGCCACACAGACCTGGCAAactcaccccagccccagatgCCGTCTGACTCTCCGGGCAGCGAGGCCAGTGCTGCTTCTCCCACCACGGGCATCCAGCCACCTTCTTCCCCCAGCAAGAAGTCCTGTAGCCCCGGTGCCCGCTGCCCAGCCAGCAGGGAGCCCGTGGAGCCAGGGGCCCTGCCCTCTGACTGTCTCGTGGGCCCTCCTTGCCCGATGGGAAGCTCCTCCAAATGGGGGCGCCAGCACCAGTGTGGGGAGTGTGGCAGGACCTTCCTGCAGCTGTGCCACCTGAAGAAGCACGCTTTCGTGCACACGGGGCACAAGCCCTTCCTGTGCACCGAGTGCGGCAAGAGCTACAGCTCCGAGGAGAGCTTCAAGGCCCACACGCTGGGTCACCGTGGTGTGCGGCCTTTCCCGTGCCCACAGTGCGACAAGGCCTACGGCACCCGGCGGGATCTCACAGAGCACCAGGTGGTGCATTCGGGGGCCCGACCCTTCGCGTATGACCAGTGTGACAAGGCCTTTGCCCGGCGGCCCTCCCTGCGGCTGCACCGCAAGACCCACCAGATGCCAGTCACCCCCGCCCccttgccctgcccctgcccggtgTGTGGCCGGCCgctggccaacccgggctcgctGCGCAACATGCGGctgcacacgggcgagaagccttTCCTGTGCCCGCAATGCGGCCGGGCTTTCCTCCAGCAGGGCAGCCTGCGCGGCCACCTGCGGCTGcacacgggcgagcggccctACCGCTGCCCGCACTGCACCGACGCCTTCCCTCAGCGGCCCGAGCTGCGGCGCCACCTCATCTCGCACACAGGGGAGGCCCACTTGTGCCCCGTGTGCGGGAAGGCCCTCCGGGACCCCCACACCCTGCAAGCCCATGAGCGCCCGCACTCGGGGGAGAGGCCTTTCCCATGCCCCCAGTGTGACCGCGCCTCTACCCTGGCCACCAAGCTCAGGTGCCACCTCAAGTCACACCTGGGAGACAAGGCTT GCTGCACCACCTGTGGAATGGGCTACACCCTGCCCCAAAACCTCAAGTGGCACCAGCTCAGTCACCAGCCTAGGACGCCCATGTCCACCGTCCAGGGGTGTCCAGCTGCAGCTGAGCCCGCCGTGGTGCTGCTGCAGACTGAACCCAGCCTGTTGGAATCCGGGGGCCAGCAGGGCAGCTCCCAGGACGTCATTGAAGTCACCCTCACTGAGGACCACGGGAAGTGCTTTGTGGTGCCTGAGGCGCCAGGGCCACCCTCCAGCCTGGTGCTCATCCACAAGGGCTTCAGCAGCTGGGCAGAGGTGGTGGAG CCCATCGGGGTCGAGTTGGGAGAGCTGCTGATAGTGGACCTGAACAGATCGTTTAGTTGCCTCATCAGCCTGGTTCTTAACGAAATTTGTGAGTCGGTGGAATGCCCATGGGCCAAGGGAAATTAG